The Syntrophales bacterium genomic sequence AATCAGAGAATTTCTTACCGGACTGGCCGTTGAGTGGCTGGTCCGGATTGTTGAAATATTCCCTTGACTTCTCAACTCATTTTAGTTCAAAGTCGTTCCCGCAATGATCCCTTGACTTTAATCGTATTGCAGCGTCTGTATTATCGATGGCCAAATACACGGTAAATTGAAAGCCCCACGATCTTAATTTTCCGGGAAAAAGGAGCGCGTAAAAACATGGCCGATGACAGCATTGATTCCAAAGTATATCGGAAACTGCAGCAAAAACTGGATAAACTGCCGATTGCTTTCCCTGCCACTGAATCCGGCGTGGAAATTCGGATATTAAAGCATCTGTTCACCCCCGAACAGGCGCAAATCGCCCTATCAATGAGTTTTATTCCCGAACCGACAGCCGTTATTCAAAAGCGCCTCAAGAAAAAATACCCCGTTTTTCCCGAGCTGGAAAAAATTTTAGATCAAATGTCCGATCAGGGCAGTATTAGCCGCAGCATCACCAAAAACGGGCTGAAAATATTCAGCATTACGATGCTGGCGATCGGCATGTTTGAATTTCAGGTGGCCCATCTGAAAAAAGAATTCTATGAGGATTTCAAGCAATACATAGATGAAAAATTCCGCGATGCCCTCTTGAATCCCAAATTTACCCAACTGCGTCCTGTTCCAACCAAAGGCTCTATTACGCCCGATCTTAACATCATGCCTTACGACGACATTCGCCAGGTGCTCTCCAAGCATCATGGCCCGTTTTTAGTCGTTGATTGCATCTGCAAAGAAGGGCAGGATTTGCTGGGTCATCCCTGTAAAGTAACCAAAGAGCGGGAGATTTGCCTGCTCTTTGGCAATGCTGCCCGCAATTATAAGGATCATGGATGGGGAAGGGAAATTACCAGGGAGGAAGTTTTTAAAATTTTAGATAAAGGCGAGGAAGACGGCTTGGTGGTGCAGCCCTCCAATTCTCAATATCCGTTTTGTGTTTGCCTGTGTTGCGGCTGCTGCTGTGAAGTGCTGTCGAATGCAAGGCCTCTGCCTAACCCTGCCCAGTATTTTTATTCCAACTATTATGCTGTTACAGATGATGATCTCTGTATCGGGTGCGGTTTATGCGTCGATCGCTGTCAGATGGATGCAATTACCTTAGAAGATGGTAAAAGCAAAGTTGATTCAGGCAGGTGTATTGGCTGCGGACTATGTACAACAGTTTGTGACACACAAGCCATTCACCTGCAGAAAAAGGAGCCAATAACCATCCCGGCGAAGGACACCACGCAATTTTATCTGAATCTGATGCGGGCCCGGGCGGGAAATGCCAAAATGATCCTGATGATGACCCGTCGCGCCTTGGGAATGGCCATCCCCTGAAATTCCAATCTGTCATCAACATGACGTAAGAGAAATGGCCGAGGATATTGGGGTAAAAATCTCTGAAGCGCAATTATTGACCCCATCCCCGGGACAAGCACAAAGAGCAATGAAAACGTAGTTTAATGTTCACAAAACGAAGTTTAATGTTCACAAAATTGGAGGGACGCGCTTTGTCGCGTCCGGGGGGGGCGAGCGCATGAAGCCCCAAAAACACTACAACGTAAGACATTGATATTGTTTATATAAATTTTATTCTCATACAAACCAGCAGGTTTTACGAGTGGACAAAAAAAAAGAAGCCGCCGCCGTTTTTCTCCCCGAAGACCGAAAGATCTGCGAGACGATGCTGGGCGCGGCGGCAGAGCGCAAAGACAAAGAGAAAACCCTGCCAGAGCTTGCCGTATCGTTGGGCAAACAGTTTCTCGGCGCCCCCTACCAGCCGCAGACACTCGAGCGCGAAGGCGTAGAAATCCTTGTTGCCAATCTGCGCGCCTTTGACTGCATGACCTTCGTCGAAAGCGTCATCGCACTGGCGCTTGCGATTAAGTCCGGGGAAACCGACTACCAATATTATCTGGAGAAACTGAAGAAAATGCGCTACCGGAGGGGCCTGATAGACGGCTACCCGTCACGTCTTCATTACTTTACCGATTGGCTTCGAGACAACGAACATAAGGGGTTGGTCGTTGACATGACAGCACGCTTCGGGGGCATTCCCGTTAACAAAAGCATCGATGAACTGACCCGCCACCGAGACGACCATCCGCCCCTTCAGGATGACGCCATTTTTCGAAAAATGCAAAAGGTGGAAGCGGCCTGTTCACGGCGCGCCTTTCATTTCATCCCGAAGGAGCGCTGGGGGGAGACGGAAGGGGGAATTGCCGACGGAGACCTTATCGCGATAACAACTAACCGGGAAGGGATCGACGTTCTCCACGTCGGATTTGCCGTGCTGGTCAAAAAAAAGACCCACCTTCTGCATGCATCCAGCAAAGCCGGCGCGGTAGTTTTATCAGACGTTACGCTGAATGGCTACCTGCGGGAAAAGCGCTCCCGCACCGGGATAATTGTCGCCCGCCTGACATCAATTGGGCGAATAAAGTAGACTGTCCCCTTTATTCGGAAAGAATTTTCCCGACCATCGCGTCATTGAACGCAACCTCCCGGTAAATGCTGGCCACCGTTTCGGCCGTCAAGGCATGAAAATCCCTCTCCCGGGGGGCAATAATCACCCCTCCCATATCGGCAGCCCCGGGACTGACGACAAGCTGATCGTCCCCTTCGCGAAAAAATGCGTCCGGACGATGCTTCAATCGGGGGAAAAGAAGCAGCTGCCAGCCTTCTTCCGTACGGGTGCAGAAAATGTTCAGCGGCGGCTCGCCTGCGGAAACGGTCATCCGGCTTCCGAGAATCCTTAAAATCCTTGTAACCGCGCCGCTGACGGCCGAATCGCTGCTTCCGCGGATCACCAGAACGCCCCGCGCCAGTCCCTCTGTTCTGAATATCTCCACCCCGTCGACCTTTGCTTCACTCCGATTTTCTGGCGCAAGCGCCTCCTTTTCGATCGGCATAAACCCGCAGGGCGCCGCCTGAAAGTGCAGGTGATCGGGCGCCGAGGCGCCGGCCCGGGGGCCATTGTAAAAAACGGTCATCCCGGGGCCAAGATCATCGGCAAGGAGCAGCAGTAATTCAACGTTTTCCGAGAGTGACTGCGGCGCATGCCGGATGGCGGCGATCGTCAAATGGCCCGGGAAGATCGGCGCCGGATTGCAGAGTACATTATAATTATTGCGGTACAGGATTGCTTCCTGCTCGGCGGGAAGATTTTGCGGACACAAAAAACAGGGCCGTTTTTTTATCG encodes the following:
- a CDS encoding DUF4922 domain-containing protein, which gives rise to MASDRAVHMSEKEYFSVFAGGKGPGALAESATQLLKKQKKNWPALAKGYAALEKSLTREIDGGNWRVQIQCNPRRMVSSGAKLDPESIKKRPCFLCPQNLPAEQEAILYRNNYNVLCNPAPIFPGHLTIAAIRHAPQSLSENVELLLLLADDLGPGMTVFYNGPRAGASAPDHLHFQAAPCGFMPIEKEALAPENRSEAKVDGVEIFRTEGLARGVLVIRGSSDSAVSGAVTRILRILGSRMTVSAGEPPLNIFCTRTEEGWQLLLFPRLKHRPDAFFREGDDQLVVSPGAADMGGVIIAPRERDFHALTAETVASIYREVAFNDAMVGKILSE
- a CDS encoding DUF1460 domain-containing protein → MDKKKEAAAVFLPEDRKICETMLGAAAERKDKEKTLPELAVSLGKQFLGAPYQPQTLEREGVEILVANLRAFDCMTFVESVIALALAIKSGETDYQYYLEKLKKMRYRRGLIDGYPSRLHYFTDWLRDNEHKGLVVDMTARFGGIPVNKSIDELTRHRDDHPPLQDDAIFRKMQKVEAACSRRAFHFIPKERWGETEGGIADGDLIAITTNREGIDVLHVGFAVLVKKKTHLLHASSKAGAVVLSDVTLNGYLREKRSRTGIIVARLTSIGRIK
- a CDS encoding 4Fe-4S binding protein gives rise to the protein MADDSIDSKVYRKLQQKLDKLPIAFPATESGVEIRILKHLFTPEQAQIALSMSFIPEPTAVIQKRLKKKYPVFPELEKILDQMSDQGSISRSITKNGLKIFSITMLAIGMFEFQVAHLKKEFYEDFKQYIDEKFRDALLNPKFTQLRPVPTKGSITPDLNIMPYDDIRQVLSKHHGPFLVVDCICKEGQDLLGHPCKVTKEREICLLFGNAARNYKDHGWGREITREEVFKILDKGEEDGLVVQPSNSQYPFCVCLCCGCCCEVLSNARPLPNPAQYFYSNYYAVTDDDLCIGCGLCVDRCQMDAITLEDGKSKVDSGRCIGCGLCTTVCDTQAIHLQKKEPITIPAKDTTQFYLNLMRARAGNAKMILMMTRRALGMAIP